One part of the Solanum dulcamara chromosome 3, daSolDulc1.2, whole genome shotgun sequence genome encodes these proteins:
- the LOC129883279 gene encoding protein NO VEIN-like isoform X1 — protein MSGQPPHKGRSRRRSPPHQGERQRRSPPHQGGSRRRSPSKPREQHQRFHQNPNHIHSSQSQNYNFPQNPFFPNQNTQNPGFQFSSRGNYSEVVERVDRAVVKARRDLIEAGENVSAWKVSQAALFMLKADSWESLGLRMQQVPSLFQLIVTDGKINAFIHCFVAVQRITTLYDLEVALLKNEGVEQFEELDLGPLVKHPLIIHYFSISRDVSEVFRITNVEIISFLAEYMYAAKRKKVNIDKFLNFIAEKKSTGTTEKLGVRIQNLGLHIGFIKQARRFEISPVNKYLRTVKKESSKKIRKTLLPVQKQQFDEHFSTMCKLIKSFSSAEAELCGKHNGVISGSEYENSDDDQDESAAHSQSKFPVGNSKSSDRTTTCPYPSASEEIMRLGLKTEVEVSPHTASGSDKKSKDIGESNRKRKHDGVQSSLALPKRYMIQSKLFTRRKKKEKKVDKMWNQDSDVSNDFSHGDDSIKMFVNTWKEACRTNNVDEVFQRMLQFYKARKRVKVTRMFTAHPFCGLLHVAVTSIERGMWDSLYDTLHTFHQCGVSKGGSENRADSICVEFESPKKDATNPCEKLLVCENGITIEDVHSKLSTYLVGDDADLSAASSYHEKFIFLLNKFCKLESWLTEQFSVKHFELLGYGNIWLFLEKNMHLFSHALRRFFTNDIHEKPPLEPSMLDCQFYLLLSQASQCLWENEEIDKRRISELLMRQFPLVCLKVAGNDLMIDIDGSMKAKNGNMTLKSIVFSETLLKEFAVGKNNENMLEKADLENNVGHGDSVGMSKDAMKALVNAPMLIDLNLWSHWDMVFAPSLGSLLGWLLNEVNSNELLCLVTSCGKVLRVDHSATIDSFVNVLLQGNPFDTAVKLLSLLVLYGGEKSVPNSLLKCHARHAFEVLFKNYEEMKSHDIQDSLKHATSLCRQLIHDETTSTMNKKLLRRDRVGKIVPLASRFILDCLGYLPVEFWHFAADILLAGVQPFVKDVPLAIIGECERIEQRLMLHRVGMSLGIVEWIEDKQKLSACSATNLLMSSGSSCLKVTELDFSKGSTFKEEVSSKYPLSANEISLSKDPTQKTENRDASCSDGVISYVPLDNSADSAKQHSCELESSAARVIESIQREEFGLQPDLSQVESAMLNKQHARLGRALHCLSQELYSQDSHFILELVQNADDNIYLENVEPTLTFILQDKGIIVLNNERGFSADNIRALCDVGNSTKKGRNAGYIGKKGIGFKSVFRVTDAPEIHSNGFHIKFDISNGQIGFVLPTFVPPCDIDSYTRLASLDSDCNHCNTCIVLPFRSSLLETSAVENIVSMFSDLHPSLLLFLHRLHCIKFRNMLSDSTILMRKEVVGNGIVKVSLGEEKLTWFVATKELQADTIRPDISKTEISMAFTLQETLDGSYNAHLNQQPVFAFLPLRKYGLKFILQGDFVLPSSREEVDGDSPWNQWLLSEFPGLFISAERSFCDLLCFKDNPAKGVTAYMSFVPLVGEVHGFFSSLPRMILSRLRVSNCLIIGSTETEWVPPCKVLRNWTQEARNLLPDSLLRKHLGVGFLHKDIILPDLLARALGIEEYGLKVLLQVITSLCSSVDGLTSMSLGWLCAWLNSVYTVLSHEKNSAGFKTETDLMRDLKKIPFIPLSDGKYGSLDEGAIWLHADLMGATTYDEYAPETFPRLYLMIRTVSPKLLSAAAALGTSCSDSSIVANVSRMLYRVGVQRLSAHQIVKMHILPFICRDQVGQGPRELLTEYYAFLMFHLQSSCPDCQSEKDQIIQEVCDNAFILTNFGCKRAIEFPIHFSKQFENPVDMSRLIQGLDLEWHEIEDMFLKHPINELLPGGVFKWRRFFQEIGITDFVRVLQVEKSISDICSVPIATLDEDLNSKVSIARDWVSDEFVDLLSRLCSTGDKEKCKYLLEVLDSLWDDYFTDKVTGFYFSSTGERQLFDSSFTRTLRDVPWLASSMDNELHCPRELFHDCDDVRLIFGDNAPYAIPKVRSKKLLTALGLKTQVTVDDTLAILKVWKAKLPVSASLSQMSKFYTFIWSRMNTSERKVIEELRNEPFVYVPCKLVASHEDVVPGVLLSSKEVFWRDLTGSTDQVKMVCPEFDPHSVQHPFTKMLCSVYPSLHDFFVKECGVDEFPHFHGYLQILLQLSTTSLPSQAAKNVFQIFLKWVDELNSGSLRSEDIGFLKQGLLTKEYLVLPTAEDKWVSLNPSFGLICWCDDDKLRKEFKYFDDIKFLYFGKLNDEEKEILKTKVSIFLRKLNIPSLSEVVTREAIYYGPTDSSFLASLVNWTLPYAQRYIYNSHPDKYLLLSQSGFENLKCLQIVVVEKLFYKNVIKSSHLASKKRFECSSLLEGKILYATRESDSHSIFMELSRLFSFGKPDLHLANFLHMVTTMAESGSTEEQTEFFIMNSQKMPKLPAGESVWSLANVPWSKDSEVGLMSSSRTIDEKTPVNFQKRSGISSNWPPSDWKTAPGCEAKSPAASGIKTSAQAPTEITIVENADNDQASAAVVLGSHDHMCDLLVPATVKMTFDPPRSMTIPHDLNYSSSDVEERDHLYVGKTDPQQALLTGRLGEFVAFKYFVGKHGEPFVKWVNETNETGLPYDLVVGDDEYIEVKATTATGKDWFHITSREWQFAVEKGESFSIAQVVLSPDNTAMVTVYKNPVSLCQLGKLQLALTIHKS, from the exons ATGTCCGGACAGCCACCGCACAAGGGCAGAAGCCGGCGGCGATCGCCACCACACCAGGGTGAAAGACAGCGGAGATCGCCTCCACACCAGGGAGGAAGCCGGCGGAGGTCACCATCAAAGCCACGGGAACAACATCAACGGTTTCATCAAAACCCCAATCATATTCATTCTTCTCAATCTCAAAACTACAACTTTCcccaaaatccattttttcCAAATCAGAACACTCAAAACCCGGGTTTCCAGTTTTCATCAAGGGGTAATTATAGTGAGGttgttgagagagttgatagaGCTGTAGTTAAGGCACGTAGAGACCTTATAGAGGCTGGTGAAAATGTGTCGGCTTGGAAAGTTTCACAAGCTGCTTTATTTATGCTTAAAGCTGATTCTTGGGAGTCTTTGGGTCTTAGAATGCAACAAGTACCTTCTCTCTTCCAACTCATTGTTACTGATGGGAAG ATTAATGCCTTCATCCATTGCTTTGTGGCTGTTCAAAGAATTACTACATTGTATGATTTGGAAGTAGCATTACTCAAGAATGAGGGGGTGGAGCAGTTTGAAGAGCTGGATTTGGGTCCACTAGTTAAACACCCACTtattatccattatttttcTATCAGTCGTGATGTGTCAGAAGTTTTCAGGATTACAAATGTGGAGATCATATCCTTCCTTGCTGAGTACATGTATGCtgctaaaagaaaaaaagtaaacatAGATAAATTTTTGAACTTCATTGCCGAGAAGAAATCCACTGGTACAACAGAGAAGCTCGGTGTGCGGATTCAAAACTTGGG GCTGCATATTGGATTTATCAAGCAAGCAAGGCGTTTCGAAATTAGTCCTGTGAACAAATATCTTCGTACAGTGAAAAAGGAATCCAgcaaaaaaattaggaaaactCTACTACCTGTACAGAAGCAGCAGTTCGATGAGCATTTCAGTACCATGTGTAAACTTATCAAATCATTTTCTTCAGCTGAGGCGGAACTTTGTGGTAAACACAATGGGGTTATATCAGGTTCAGAATATGAGAATAGTGATGATGATCAGGATGAAAGTGCTGCACATAGCCAGAGCAAATTCCCAGTTGGAAATAGCAAAAGCTCAGATAGAACAACCACATGTCCTTACCCATCAGCATCTGAAGAAATTATGCGGCTGGGTTTGAAAACTGAAGTTGAGGTTAGCCCACACACTGCTAGTGGTAGTGACAAAAAAAGTAAAGATATTGGGGAATCCAACAGAAAGAGAAAACATGATGGGGTTCAGAGTTCCCTGGCTTTACCCAAAAGATATATGATTCAGTCAAAGCTTTTTactagaaggaaaaaaaaggaaaaaaaagttgaTAAGATGTGGAATCAAGACTCTGATGTTTCAAATGATTTTTCACATGGTGATGATTCAATTAAGATGTTCGTTAACACTTGGAAGGAGGCATGTCGGACCAACAATGTGGATGAG gTTTTCCAAAGGATGCTTCAGTTCTATAAGGCAAGGAAGCGTGTTAAAGTTACAAGGATGTTTACAGCACATCCATTTTGTGGGTTGCTTCATGTTGCT GTTACATCTATAGAACGTGGAATGTGGGATAGTTTGTACGATACGCTTCATACATTTCACCAATGTGGAGTGTCCAAAGGAGGAAGTGAAAATCGTGCTGACTCCATATGCGTTGAGTTTGAGTCACCTAAAAAGGATGCTACCAATCCGTGTGAGAAGCTTTTGGTGTGCGAAAATG GTATCACCATTGAGGACGTACATAGTAAACTTTCCACTTATTTGGTGGGTGATGATGCTGACTTGTCTGCTGCAAGTTCGTACCATGAGAAGTTCATCTTCCTGTTGAACAAGTTTTGCAAGCTTGAATCTTGGTTGACAGAGCAGTTTTCTGTGAAGCATTTTGAGTTACTTGGTTATGGGAACATCTGGCTCTTCCTGGAGAAAAATATGCATCTGTTCAGTCATGCTTTACGGAGGTTCTTCACAAATGACATACATGAGAAGCCTCCTCTGGAACCTTCAATGCTGGATTGTCAGTTTTATCTGTTGTTATCACAGGCTTCACAATGTTTATGGGAGAACGAAGAAATAGACAAGCGAAGGATTTCTGAGTTACTAATGAGGCAATTCCCTTTAGTCTGTTTAAAAGTAGCTGGAAATGATTTAATGATAGATATAGATGGTTCTATGAAGGCAAAGAATggaaatatgactttaaaatctATTGTATTCTCTGAAACATTGCTCAAGGAATTTGCTGTGggtaaaaataatgaaaatatgtTGGAGAAAGCTGATTTGGAGAATAATGTAGGACATGGAGATAGTGTAGGGATGTCCAAAGACGCCATGAAGGCCTTGGTCAATGCTCCAATGTTGATAGATCTGAACTTGTGGTCGCATTGGGATATGGTCTTTGCTCCTTCTCTTGGTTCTCTTTTGGGCTGGCTGTTGAATGAGGTAAATAGCAATGAGTTGTTGTGTTTAGTAACTTCGTGTGGGAAGGTTTTGCGTGTTGATCATTCAGCCACTATTGATTCTTTTGTAAATGTACTTCTGCAAGGCAATCCTTTTGATACGGCTGTCAAACTGTTATCATTGTTGGTTTTATATGGTGGTGAAAAAAGTGTTCCTAATTCGCTCTTAAAATGCCATGCGCGTCATGCatttgaagttttatttaaaaattatgaggAAATGAAATCACATGACATTCAAGATTCCCTCAAGCATGCCACATCTCTATGCAGACAGCTCATACATGATGAAACTACATCGACTATGAACAAGAAATTACTGAGGAGGGATAGGGTTGGTAAAATCGTGCCTTTGGCGTCGAGGTTTATTCTCGACTGTCTGGGCTATCTGCCTGTTGAGTTTTGGCATTTTGCTGCAGATATCTTGCTTGCAGGGGTGCAACCTTTTGTTAAAGATGTTCCTTTAGCTATCATAGGTGAATGTGAACGGATAGAGCAGCGTCTTATGCTTCATCGAGTTGGGATGTCTCTGGGCATAGTAGAATGGATTGAAGATAAACAGAAATTGAGTGCCTGTTCTGCCACTAACTTGTTAATGTCTTCTGGATCATCGTGCTTGAAAGTCACAGAGCTTGATTTCAGCAAAGGCTCAACCTTTAAGGAAGAAGTATCAAGCAAATATCCCTTGTCTGCAAACGAGATTAGCCTCTCCAAAGATCCAACGCAGAAAACTGAAAATCGAGATGCCAGTTGCTCTGATGGTGTTATATCTTATGTTCCTCTTGATAATTCGGCTGATAGTGCCAAACAGCACTCATGTGAGCTTGAGAGTTCCGCTGCCAGAGTTATTGAATCTATTCAGCGAGAAGAGTTCGGTCTGCAGCCCGATCTTTCACAAGTTGAAAGTGCAATGTTGAATAAGCAACATGCTCGCTTGGGGAGAGCACTGCATTGTCTTTCGCAGGAGTTGTATTCTCAGGATTCACATTTTATCCTAGAGCTG GTTCAGAATGCTGATGATAATATCTACCTTGAGAATGTCGAACCCACTTTGACTTTCATTCTTCAGGACAAAGGCATTATAGTTCTGAACAATGAACGTGGCTTTTCTGCTGATAATATCAGAGCACTCTGTGATGTTGGGAATTCTACTAAGAAAGGACGTAATGCTGGATATATTGGGAAGAAAGGCATCGGTTTCAAATCAGTGTTTCGG GTCACTGATGCTCCAGAAATTCATTCCAATGGCTTCCATATTAAGTTTGATATAAGCAATGGCCAGATAGGTTTTGTTTTGCCAACTTTTGTACCTCCTTGTGACATTGACTCCTATACCAGATTGGCCTCTTTAGATTCTGATTGCAATCATTGTAATACCTGCATAGTCCTTCCCTTTAGATCAAGTCTCCTGGAAACGTCTGCCGTAGAGAACATTGTGTCAATGTTTTCTGATCTTCATCCATCCTTGCTACTTTTTCTTCACCGTCTTCACTGtataaaatttagaaatatGCTAAGTGATTCTACTATTCTTATGAGGAAAGAAGTCGTGGGAAATGGTATCGTTAAGGTTTCCCTTGGAGAGGAGAAATTGACCTGGTTTGTGGCAACCAAGGAATTGCAAGCTGACACTATTCGTCCTGATATCTCAAAAACAGAAATTTCCATGGCGTTTACGTTGCAGGAAACACTTGATGGAAGCTACAATGCACATCTGAACCAACAGCCTGTTTTTGCATTCCTTCCTCTGAGGAAGTACGGCCTCAAGTTTATACTTCAGGGTGATTTTGTACTGCCTTCATCTAGAGAAGAAGTTGATGGTGATAGTCCTTGGAACCAGTGGTTGTTGTCAGAGTTCCCTGGCTTGTTTATTAGTGCAGAAAGATCATTTTGCGATCTGCTATGTTTTAAGGATAATCCAGCGAAGGGTGTTACAGCTTATATGAGCTTTGTTCCCCTTGTAGGGGAGGTTCATGGTTTCTTTTCTAGTCTGCCTCGGATGATTCTTTCTAGATTACGCGTGTCAAACTGCTTGATAATAGGAAGCACAGAAACCGAGTGGGTTCCTCCATGCAAAGTTTTGAGAAATTGGACCCAGGAGGCCCGTAACCTTTTACCTGATAGCTTGCTTCGCAAGCATCTGGGTGTTGGCTTCTTGCATAAAGATATAATTCTACCAGATTTATTAGCCAGGGCTCTAGGAATTGAGGAGTATGGACTCAAAGTTCTATTGCAGGTTATTACTTCTCTATGCTCTTCAGTAGATGGTCTGACATCCATGAGTTTGGGATGGTTATGTGCGTGGCTAAACTCTGTTTATACAGTATTGTCACATGAAAAAAACTCAGCAGGTTTTAAGACAGAAACGGATCTTATGAGGGACCTCAAAAAGATTCCTTTTATTCCCCTTTCAGATGGAAAATATGGATCATTGGATGAAGGTGCAATTTGGTTGCATGCTGATCTAATGGGTGCTACAACTTATGATGAGTATGCACCTGAAACTTTCCCAAGACTCTATTTAATGATCAGAACTGTGAGTCCCAAACTTCTCTCTGCTGCTGCTGCTCTTGGTACATCATGCTCTGATTCATCAATTGTAGCTAATGTTAGTAGGATGCTGTACAGAGTTGGTGTACAACGGTTATCGGCACATCAAATAGTAAAGATGCATATTCTACCATTTATCTGCAGAGATCAAGTTGGACAAGGACCTAGAGAACTATTGACAGAGTATTATGCCTTCTTGATGTTCCACTTGCAATCGAGCTGCCCTGACTGTCAATCAGAAAAGGACCAAATTATCCAAGAAGTTTGTGATAATGCTTTTATATTGACAAATTTTGGTTGTAAACGTGCTATAGAGTTTCCTATCCATTTCAGCAAACAATTTGAAAATCCCGTTGATATGAGTAGATTAATCCAGGGATTAGATCTTGAATGGCATGAGATTGAGGATATGTTCTTAAAGCATCCAATCAACGAATTGTTACCTGGGGGTGTGTTTAAGTGGAGAAGGTTTTTCCAGGAAATTGGAATCACTGATTTTGTACGAGTTCTTCAGGTTGAGAAAAGTATTTCTGATATATGCTCTGTTCCCATAGCAACATTGGATGAAGATTTGAATTCCAAAGTATCAATTGCGAGAGATTGGGTGTCTGATGAGTTTGTCGATTTGTTGTCACGGTTATGTTCAACGGGTGACAAGGAAAAATGCAAGTACCTCTTGGAGGTACTTGATAGTTTGTGGGATGATTATTTCACTGATAAGGTTACTGGCTTTTATTTCAGTTCCACCGGAGAACGGCAATTATTCGACTCTTCATTCACTAGAACCCTCCGTGATGTTCCATGGCTGGCGTCAAGTATGGATAATGAGCTCCATTGTCCAAGGGAGTTATTCCATGATTGTGACGATGTGCGCTTAATTTTTGGTGACAATGCTCCTTATGCCATCCCAAAG GTGAGAAGTAAAAAATTGTTAACAGCTCTTGGTTTGAAAACCCAAGTTACAGTTGATGATACTTTAGCGATTCTTAAAGTTTGGAAAGCTAAACTACCCGTGAGCGCTAG TTTATCACAAATGTCAAAATTCTACACTTTTATCTGGAGTAGGATGAACACTTCAGAGAGGAAGGTTATTGAAGAATTACGTAATGAACCTTTTGTGTATGTCCCTTGTAAGTTAGTTGCTTCACATGAAGATGTAGTACCTGGTGTTCTTTTGTCATCTAAAGAAGTCTTCTGGCGTGATTTAACTGGTTCCACGGACCAAGTGAAGATGGTCTGCCCAGAATTTGATCCACATTCAGTTCAGCACCCTTTCACCAAAATGCTATGTAGTGTTTATCCATCTCTTCATGATTTTTTTGTGAAAGAATGTGGAGTGGATGAGTTTCCTCATTTCCATGGATACCTTCAAATATTGCTGCAGTTGTCGACTACTTCTTTACCTTCACAAGCAGCTAAGAAT GTCTTCCAAATATTTCTTAAGTGGGTTGACGAGCTAAATTCAGGATCTTTGAGATCTGAAGATATTGGTTTCTTGAAGCAAGGTCTTTTGACAAAGGAGTATCTGGTTCTTCCAACTGCAGAAGATAAATGGGTATCTCTGAACCCATCCTTTGGGCTCATCTGTTGGTGTGATGATGATAAGTTGAGGAAGGAATTtaagtattttgatgatattaaGTTTCTCTACTTTGGGAAACTCAATGACGAGGAAAAGGAGATTCTCAAAACAAAAGTTTCAATATTCTTGCGCAAATTGAATATTCCTTCTCTATCAGAG GTTGTAACACGTGAAGCTATATATTATGGTCCAACTGACTCTAGTTTTTTAGCTTCTTTGGTTaattggactcttccatatgCTCAACGCTATATATATAACAGTCATCCAGACAAGTATTTGCTGCTTAGCCAGTCTGGATTTGAGAACCTGAAATGTCTACAGATTGTTGTTGTAGAAAAGCTGTTCTACAAGAATGTTATTAAAAGTTCCCACCTTGCGTCCAAAAAGCGGTTTGAATGCAGTTCTCTTCTAGAG GGAAAAATCTTGTATGCGACTCGAGAATCAGATTCTCATTCTATATTCATGGAACTTTCTCGTTTATTCTCTTTTGGAAAACCCGACTTGCACTTGGCAAACTTTCTTCATATGGTCACCACTATGGCAGAATCGGGTTCCACTGAGGAGCAAACTGAGTTTTTCATTATGAATAGCCAGAAAATGCCTAAGCTTCCTGCAGGTGAATCTGTTTGGTCACTTGCAAATGTTCCATGGTCAAAAGATAGTGAGGTAGGGCTGATGAGTTCTTCTAGAACAATTGATGAGAAAACCCCTGTGAATTTCCAGAAGAGATCAGGAATCAGCTCAAACTGGCCCCCTTCAGACTGGAAAACTGCTCCTGGTTGTGAAGCAAAGTCACCGGCAGCCAGTGGTATCAAAACATCTGCACAGGCTCCAACTGAGATCACCATTGTGGAGAATGCAGACAATGATCAAGCATCAGCTGCAGTTGTACTAGGTTCACATGATCATATGTGTGATTTACTCGTACCTGCTACTGTGAAAATGACATTTGATCCTCCTCGTTCCATGACTATACCACATGACTTGAATTATAGTTCATCGGATGTGGAAGAAAGAGATCATCTGTATGTAGGCAAAACCGACCCTCAACAGGCATTGCTAACTGGCAGACTTGGAGAATTTGTTGCTTTCAAGTACTTTGTGGGGAAACATGGTGAGCCTTTTGTGAAATGGGTCAATGAAACTAATGAGACAGGGCTTCCCTATGACCTTGTTGTGGGAGATGATGAATACATAGAAGTAAAGGCCACTACAGCAACAGGAAAGGATTGGTTCCATATTACCTCGAGAGAATGGCAGTTTGCAGTTGAGAAAGGTGAATCTTTTAGCATTGCCCAAGTTGTGTTATCACCTGATAATACAGCAATGGTGACAGTATACAAAAACCCTGTCAGCCTCTGTCAGCTTGGTAAACTTCAGTTAGCTCTCACGATACACAAGTCATGA